One Planctomycetaceae bacterium genomic window carries:
- a CDS encoding transposase: protein MPRSPRVNLGGYVYHVLNRSNGRQTLFHGQGDYELFLDVLAAAHERVSMRTIGYCVMPNHWHLVLWPREDGDLSAFMQWVTLTHTQRMHARRGTAGAGHVYQGRFKSFLIEQTRPPAAQRAMGVLEGGDAVLSVLRYVERNAVKAGLATRAQAWPWGSAHARLEAGEALVPLTPPPGGLPDDWIDWVNRPHTDKELAALQRCIERGVPFGREAWVKRMAAEWGLESTLRPRGRPRKAEKGT from the coding sequence ATGCCTCGCAGTCCTCGCGTCAACTTGGGCGGGTACGTCTATCATGTGCTCAACCGCTCCAACGGGCGGCAGACTTTGTTCCACGGCCAAGGCGATTACGAGTTATTCCTTGACGTGCTGGCGGCCGCACATGAGCGCGTGTCCATGCGCACCATCGGCTATTGCGTCATGCCCAATCACTGGCACCTGGTGCTCTGGCCGCGCGAGGACGGCGACCTGTCGGCCTTCATGCAGTGGGTGACGCTCACGCACACCCAGCGCATGCATGCCCGCCGCGGCACGGCCGGGGCCGGGCACGTCTACCAGGGGCGGTTCAAGAGTTTTCTGATCGAGCAGACGCGGCCGCCGGCGGCGCAGCGGGCGATGGGCGTGCTCGAAGGCGGCGACGCGGTGCTGTCGGTGCTGCGATATGTCGAGCGTAACGCCGTCAAGGCCGGTCTGGCGACGCGGGCGCAGGCGTGGCCGTGGGGCAGCGCCCACGCGCGGCTGGAGGCGGGGGAGGCCCTCGTGCCGCTGACGCCGCCGCCGGGCGGCCTGCCGGATGATTGGATCGACTGGGTGAACCGCCCGCACACGGACAAGGAACTGGCGGCCCTGCAGCGGTGCATCGAACGGGGCGTCCCGTTCGGCCGCGAGGCGTGGGTCAAGCGGATGGCCGCAGAATGGGGCCTGGAAAGCACCCTCCGCCCCCGCGGTCGACCACGAAAGGCAGAAAAAGGTACCTGA
- a CDS encoding Gfo/Idh/MocA family oxidoreductase: MSTIGIGIIGCGERMRHVMGALLGGRSGLEVTAVCDPSGKAVDRARETFAKNARVYADYHDLVADAAVDWVMVGSWNCFHPQHVIAAFQAHKHVFCEKPLAITLDDCQAMRDAWLAADKTFVIGYTLRYSPLYRKIRQLIHGGAIGELISLEFNETLPFGHGGWIHADWRRHSRNAGTHLLEKCSHDVDLVNWYVGALASRVASFGGCDYFVPKNAWHVQRIGPAPDGKQPYGDWWEVMGYAKPPADCFGTDKDIVDNQVAIIEYANRVRATFHTNLHSGLPERRMYICGTEGAIRADSTAGTLQLGRIAWGAPVETIPFDNAGEHAGGDAILAAELAATMLEGAAPVVSMEEALKAAVTCLAIDKSLTSGTVVDVAESWKRFGMIAK, from the coding sequence ATGAGCACCATCGGCATCGGCATCATCGGTTGCGGCGAACGCATGCGGCACGTCATGGGCGCTCTACTGGGCGGGCGCAGCGGGCTGGAGGTCACAGCCGTCTGCGACCCCTCCGGCAAAGCGGTCGATCGCGCGCGGGAGACCTTCGCAAAGAACGCCCGCGTCTACGCGGACTATCACGACCTCGTCGCCGACGCGGCGGTCGATTGGGTCATGGTCGGGTCGTGGAACTGCTTCCACCCCCAGCACGTGATCGCGGCCTTCCAGGCGCACAAGCACGTCTTCTGCGAGAAGCCCCTGGCTATCACGCTCGACGACTGCCAGGCGATGCGCGACGCGTGGCTGGCTGCCGACAAGACCTTCGTCATCGGCTACACGCTGCGCTACTCGCCGCTGTATCGCAAGATCCGCCAGCTCATCCACGGCGGGGCCATCGGTGAGCTGATCAGCCTGGAGTTCAACGAGACGCTGCCCTTCGGGCATGGTGGGTGGATCCACGCCGACTGGCGCCGCCACAGCCGCAACGCCGGAACGCACCTGCTGGAGAAATGCTCGCACGACGTGGACCTGGTCAACTGGTATGTCGGTGCCCTGGCGTCGCGCGTGGCGTCGTTCGGCGGGTGCGACTACTTCGTGCCCAAGAACGCCTGGCACGTGCAGCGGATCGGCCCAGCGCCCGACGGCAAGCAGCCCTACGGCGACTGGTGGGAAGTCATGGGCTACGCCAAGCCGCCGGCCGACTGCTTCGGCACCGATAAGGACATCGTCGACAACCAGGTCGCGATCATCGAATACGCCAACCGCGTGCGGGCGACGTTCCATACGAACCTGCACTCGGGCCTGCCCGAGCGGCGGATGTACATCTGCGGCACCGAAGGCGCCATTCGCGCCGACTCGACGGCCGGCACGCTGCAGCTCGGCCGCATCGCCTGGGGCGCGCCTGTCGAGACCATCCCCTTCGACAATGCCGGCGAACACGCCGGCGGCGACGCGATCCTCGCCGCCGAGCTCGCCGCCACCATGCTTGAAGGCGCGGCGCCGGTCGTCTCGATGGAAGAGGCCCTCAAGGCCGCCGTCACCTGCCTGGCCATCGACAAGTCCCTCAC
- a CDS encoding type II secretion system protein translates to MAKRAFTLVELLVVIAIILVLVSILVPVIGSKIAQARLTACMTNMSTIAKAIGSWQATSSKSQNGKLAFPLVFTEGNPNTTATGTSNDIETLDSAKPNAMQNVYRLIAEEYVPDIAFHCPSDTNGWAPRTSSDKYGWVSAGNFSYGIQWPYASQVADTAPLNKAPIATNLAPGMVIMADRNPLTAAGVDNVDNRNHKDGVVVMTADRNVDFKKHPSTASPYTIGFKSDNIYKNAAGTAGGIPQNATDTSITPCPAR, encoded by the coding sequence ATGGCAAAACGCGCATTCACTCTTGTCGAACTGCTTGTGGTGATCGCCATCATTCTCGTGCTGGTGTCGATCCTGGTGCCCGTCATCGGCAGCAAGATCGCCCAGGCGCGCCTTACCGCGTGCATGACCAATATGTCGACCATCGCCAAAGCCATCGGCAGTTGGCAGGCCACCAGCAGCAAATCCCAGAATGGAAAGCTGGCCTTTCCGCTGGTGTTCACCGAGGGCAACCCCAACACCACCGCCACAGGCACCTCCAATGACATCGAAACGCTCGACAGCGCCAAGCCCAACGCCATGCAGAACGTCTACCGACTCATCGCCGAGGAGTACGTGCCCGACATCGCCTTCCATTGCCCCTCCGACACCAACGGATGGGCCCCGCGCACCAGTTCCGACAAGTACGGATGGGTCAGCGCCGGCAACTTCTCGTACGGCATCCAGTGGCCTTACGCCTCCCAGGTGGCCGACACCGCGCCGCTGAACAAGGCGCCCATCGCCACCAATCTCGCGCCGGGCATGGTCATCATGGCCGACCGCAACCCGTTGACTGCCGCCGGCGTTGACAACGTCGACAATCGCAATCACAAGGACGGCGTCGTGGTGATGACGGCCGACCGAAACGTCGACTTCAAGAAACATCCCAGCACCGCCAGCCCCTACACGATCGGGTTCAAGAGCGATAACATTTATAAGAACGCCGCCGGGACCGCCGGCGGCATTCCCCAGAACGCCACCGACACGAGCATTACGCCCTGTCCGGCACGGTAG
- a CDS encoding PhoH family protein — translation MELNITLEQPEKRAALFGQADRHLKMIRDALAVQIFARGGQVTITGRNRNVSRAAAVIDDLQRALRENRRITPETVADVLVKLAGSVEEMSGSLDVCGESQIISPKTPGQRRYIDAMQACDLVFCTGPAGTGKTYLAVAYAVHLLKHEKAKRLILARPAVEAGEKLGFLPGDMQAKVNPYLRPLFDALHDMMAYEQIRRFMANDMIEVIPLAFMRGRTLNDSVIILDEAQNTTTSQMLMFLTRMGNGSKMVVTGDDSQIDLPPEAGSGLLDAKRRLSGIKGLAFVELDREDIVRHKLVQNIVDAYGRTETR, via the coding sequence ATGGAACTGAACATCACCCTGGAGCAGCCCGAAAAACGCGCGGCGCTGTTTGGCCAGGCCGACCGGCACCTGAAGATGATCCGTGACGCCCTGGCCGTGCAGATCTTCGCCCGGGGCGGGCAAGTCACCATCACCGGGCGCAACCGCAACGTGTCCCGAGCGGCGGCCGTCATCGACGACCTTCAGCGCGCCCTGCGCGAGAACCGCCGCATCACCCCCGAGACCGTCGCCGACGTGCTGGTCAAGCTCGCCGGAAGCGTCGAGGAGATGTCCGGAAGCCTCGACGTCTGCGGCGAAAGCCAGATCATCAGCCCCAAGACCCCCGGGCAGCGGCGATACATCGACGCCATGCAGGCCTGCGACCTGGTCTTCTGCACCGGTCCTGCCGGAACGGGCAAGACCTACCTGGCCGTGGCGTACGCGGTGCATCTGCTCAAGCACGAAAAGGCCAAGCGCCTGATATTGGCCCGCCCGGCCGTCGAGGCCGGAGAGAAACTGGGCTTCCTGCCCGGCGACATGCAGGCCAAGGTCAACCCGTACCTGCGCCCGCTGTTCGACGCCCTGCACGACATGATGGCCTACGAGCAGATCCGCCGCTTCATGGCCAACGACATGATCGAGGTGATCCCGCTGGCTTTCATGCGCGGACGCACGCTCAACGACTCGGTGATCATTCTCGACGAGGCCCAGAACACCACCACCTCGCAGATGCTGATGTTCCTGACGCGAATGGGCAACGGGTCCAAGATGGTCGTCACCGGCGACGACAGCCAGATCGACCTGCCCCCCGAGGCCGGCAGCGGCCTGCTCGACGCCAAGCGCCGCCTCTCAGGCATCAAGGGCCTGGCATTTGTGGAACTGGACCGCGAGGACATCGTCCGCCACAAGCTGGTTCAGAACATCGTCGACGCCTATGGGCGAACCGAAACCCGCTGA
- a CDS encoding NAD(+)/NADH kinase, with protein sequence MSLPQIIAFMNPFKPGLKEKVDALRPWLKQRVEIVAELNSGDVVPDDLPQAGLCVIFGGDGTLLAAARALAPRGLPLLGVNFGKLGFLAEFSVDDLRRHLEATLSGQVPISQRMMLDVSVYGTCRDSLPLFTSLATNDVAVSGGHPFRMIELTVTQGDVHVVRYYGDGLVVSTPTGSTGYNMSAGGPILEPTIDAIAITPVAPHTLSMRPIVVASTEPIRITATAVNQGTTVSVDGQINSPLCTGSRVEIRRSNVSARIVTHPQRTFFSTLTDKLDWGTDPHQ encoded by the coding sequence ATGAGCCTTCCGCAGATCATCGCGTTCATGAACCCGTTCAAACCGGGCCTGAAAGAAAAGGTCGATGCCCTGCGTCCCTGGCTGAAGCAGCGCGTCGAGATCGTCGCCGAACTGAACTCCGGCGACGTGGTGCCTGACGATCTGCCCCAGGCCGGTCTGTGCGTGATCTTCGGCGGCGACGGCACGCTGCTGGCGGCCGCCCGCGCTCTGGCGCCGCGCGGTCTGCCGCTGCTGGGCGTCAACTTCGGCAAGCTGGGATTCCTCGCCGAGTTCAGCGTCGACGATCTTCGCCGGCACCTGGAGGCGACGCTGTCGGGGCAGGTGCCCATCTCGCAGCGCATGATGCTCGACGTCAGCGTGTACGGGACCTGCCGGGACTCGCTGCCGCTTTTCACGTCGCTGGCGACCAATGACGTCGCGGTCTCGGGCGGTCACCCCTTCCGCATGATCGAGCTGACCGTCACGCAGGGCGACGTACACGTGGTGCGATACTATGGCGACGGCCTGGTCGTCTCGACGCCGACGGGCTCGACGGGCTACAACATGTCAGCCGGCGGGCCGATCCTCGAGCCGACCATCGACGCCATCGCCATCACGCCGGTGGCGCCGCACACGCTGTCGATGCGCCCGATCGTGGTGGCCAGCACCGAGCCGATCCGCATCACCGCCACGGCGGTCAATCAGGGAACGACCGTCAGCGTCGACGGGCAGATCAACAGCCCGCTCTGCACCGGCAGCCGCGTGGAGATCCGCCGCAGCAACGTGTCGGCACGGATCGTCACCCACCCGCAGCGGACGTTCTTCAGCACCCTGACCGACAAGCTCGACTGGGGAACCGACCCCCACCAGTAG
- a CDS encoding UDPGP type 1 family protein, with protein MPDVNAIAAALAQHGQSHVLQFYKDLPPESQSALLRQIEQIDLDELDRLIAQYVRVRPAAEVAGKIEPATVVSPRDDKTAGELETARQRGQELINAGKVAAFVVAGGQGTRLGFDGPKGCLPATPVANKPLFQVFAEQILAASRRSGKAIPWYIMTSPLNDAPTRAFFRQQNHFGLDGADVFFLVQGTMPAISLGCPGGPAAGKLLLEQRDALATSPNGHGGAMTALRQSGALDDMARRGIELISYFQVDNPLVRVIDPLLLGLHHLRGAEASAKSLPKRDPMEKVGNFCLVDGKVSVIEYSDMPDELARATTPDGRLLYGAGSIAIHAFSRTFVERLTAGGRTMLPFHRADKKVPFLDESGRRVEPERPNAVKLEMFIFDALPLARQTVILETDRSEEFSPIKNAAGLDSPATSLHDQVRRAAAWLEAAGVSVPRDADGQVAAAIEISPLYADSPEALAQRVGAGLTITPGQRLYLCDPPR; from the coding sequence ATGCCTGACGTCAACGCCATCGCCGCCGCCCTGGCCCAGCATGGGCAGTCGCACGTGCTGCAGTTCTATAAGGATCTGCCGCCCGAAAGCCAATCGGCATTGCTGCGCCAGATCGAGCAGATCGACCTGGACGAACTCGACCGCCTGATCGCCCAGTACGTGCGGGTGCGCCCCGCCGCCGAGGTCGCGGGCAAGATCGAGCCCGCCACGGTCGTTTCGCCGCGCGACGACAAAACCGCCGGCGAACTCGAAACTGCTCGCCAACGCGGGCAGGAACTCATCAACGCGGGCAAGGTGGCGGCCTTCGTCGTCGCCGGCGGGCAGGGAACCCGCCTGGGCTTCGACGGACCCAAGGGCTGCCTGCCTGCCACGCCCGTGGCCAACAAGCCGCTGTTCCAGGTGTTCGCCGAGCAGATCCTGGCCGCCTCGCGGCGCAGCGGCAAGGCGATTCCCTGGTACATCATGACCTCGCCGCTCAACGACGCGCCGACTCGGGCGTTCTTCCGCCAGCAGAACCATTTCGGCCTCGATGGCGCCGATGTGTTCTTTCTGGTTCAGGGCACGATGCCCGCTATCAGCCTGGGCTGCCCCGGCGGTCCGGCGGCGGGCAAGCTGCTGCTGGAGCAGCGCGACGCCCTGGCGACCAGCCCCAACGGTCACGGCGGGGCGATGACGGCCTTGCGCCAAAGCGGCGCGCTGGACGACATGGCGCGGCGCGGGATCGAGTTGATCAGTTACTTCCAGGTGGACAATCCGCTGGTGCGCGTGATCGACCCGCTGCTGCTGGGCCTGCACCACCTGCGCGGCGCCGAGGCCAGCGCCAAGAGCCTGCCCAAGCGCGATCCGATGGAGAAGGTGGGCAACTTCTGCCTCGTCGACGGCAAGGTCAGCGTGATCGAGTATTCCGACATGCCCGACGAACTGGCCCGCGCCACCACGCCCGACGGGCGCCTGCTCTACGGGGCCGGCAGCATCGCCATCCACGCCTTCTCGCGCACGTTCGTCGAGCGGCTGACCGCCGGCGGGCGAACGATGCTGCCCTTCCACCGCGCGGACAAGAAGGTGCCCTTTCTGGACGAGAGCGGCCGCCGCGTCGAGCCCGAGCGCCCCAACGCCGTCAAGCTCGAGATGTTCATTTTCGACGCCCTGCCCCTGGCGCGCCAGACGGTGATTCTCGAAACCGACCGTAGCGAGGAGTTCAGCCCCATCAAGAACGCCGCCGGCCTGGACTCGCCCGCCACCAGCCTGCACGACCAGGTGCGGCGGGCGGCGGCGTGGCTCGAGGCCGCCGGCGTGAGCGTCCCGCGCGACGCCGACGGACAGGTCGCCGCGGCGATCGAGATCTCGCCGCTGTACGCCGACAGTCCCGAGGCCCTGGCCCAGCGCGTCGGAGCCGGCCTGACGATAACGCCGGGGCAGAGGCTGTACCTGTGCGACCCGCCGCGATAG
- a CDS encoding type II secretion system protein has protein sequence MKRNAFTLVELLVVIAIIAVLVAILVPVIGNALAEARKTACLTNLKTIGGAFREYATKNGGQFARAAATGDCGATTYTQAATVDTVSVTPMNQVWKLIGAGLVPETAFKCGGDGNSTTGWIQRVVALSTAPYGWADKRNFSYGIQCPFDSDGADTNNANPAITYDSDTATPTALKPTGVLMADMLTRSATAVVTSAAGYQNHGSGLAYLTQAGNVVFHQPATPDSVINGDEIYATAAATPIVVTSATVTPPVSKTDWVILGN, from the coding sequence ATGAAACGAAATGCGTTTACACTGGTTGAGCTGTTGGTGGTCATCGCGATCATCGCCGTGTTGGTGGCGATCCTGGTGCCCGTGATCGGCAACGCGTTGGCCGAGGCCCGCAAGACGGCCTGCCTGACCAACCTCAAGACCATCGGCGGAGCGTTCAGAGAGTATGCAACCAAGAACGGTGGACAGTTTGCCCGTGCCGCTGCCACTGGCGATTGCGGTGCGACGACCTACACGCAGGCCGCGACTGTCGATACGGTCTCGGTCACTCCGATGAACCAGGTCTGGAAGTTGATCGGCGCCGGCCTTGTCCCGGAAACCGCCTTCAAGTGCGGCGGCGACGGCAACTCGACAACCGGTTGGATTCAGCGGGTCGTTGCGCTGTCGACGGCCCCCTATGGTTGGGCCGACAAACGCAACTTCTCGTACGGCATTCAGTGCCCGTTTGACTCTGACGGCGCCGATACGAACAATGCCAACCCGGCTATCACCTATGATAGCGACACCGCGACGCCGACGGCTCTGAAGCCCACTGGCGTGCTGATGGCCGACATGCTCACCCGTTCGGCGACCGCCGTGGTGACCAGTGCGGCTGGATACCAGAACCACGGCAGTGGTCTGGCGTACCTGACGCAGGCCGGCAACGTGGTCTTCCACCAGCCCGCCACGCCGGATTCGGTGATCAACGGCGACGAGATCTATGCCACCGCGGCAGCGACTCCCATTGTCGTGACCTCCGCGACCGTCACGCCGCCCGTCAGCAAAACCGACTGGGTGATTCTGGGCAACTGA
- a CDS encoding HDIG domain-containing metalloprotein, whose product MWPFKKKLKSRRLDVRRRTVAMVANPWLHFREAGGPRGLMLAAMFFAGVLLLDIRPLDPLRYLEGQYVPADIHSRVDFQTHPEHLLREGISNANQSAPATFAFNEQLAGDILNDLSALPEALEAVSPMFSPPTSAPASGVAPTTRQGQALVLLKKFGMDGGRSLSAWGPYLTAAGREQYQREMDQLKDRLRRSAIINSEEIAEQQKRAVTDVWLVYPGGRELKDLQALVRGDRSSEVGEETENLASVFDPPIRADIKTYLLGMLVGSRPPLYSKDTAASIKDIDERVARLKSQPPVEKYVAGQVLVRASRRDGDLRPKALTQDDLQLLAREQEAFLQQESGQDSWAPWRRVMARAGILLLLMAVLCRYVWRYQRQIIASFWHGLTVAVVMLGMLAVSKVMVQGLGWNPHAAVLPVIMTTTVLTIAYNHRFSIAMGTVLAMMTVLQLRGDMSLLLVLLAGMAGSIVFLNEVRRRSKLIEVSAVAALVVLLATAALGIAADVPLPFIALNAAWAAGFALLAGFLIQGVLPLIERMFNVATSMTLLEWCDASKPLLKRLAMEAPGTYNHSLQLGAICESAAEAIGARGLMARVGAYYHDIGKINKPHYFSENTGGDSTHDGLSPTMSMLVIIAHVKDGLEMAYQYALPKVLHQFIATHHGTTLVQYFYHEATRQKNGDRVPDEQEFRYGGPKPASKEAGILMLADAAESSVRSLANPTPGQIEDQVRTMVSRRLMDGQLDECEMTLQEVHRVETSLIKSICGIYHSRIAYPVLPGQKPAGSEQLICDDPSPAAPPLANG is encoded by the coding sequence ATGTGGCCGTTTAAGAAAAAACTGAAGTCGCGCCGCCTGGACGTTCGCCGCCGCACAGTGGCGATGGTGGCCAATCCGTGGCTGCACTTTCGCGAGGCCGGCGGCCCGCGCGGGCTGATGCTGGCGGCGATGTTTTTCGCCGGCGTGCTGCTGCTGGACATCCGCCCGCTGGACCCGCTGCGATACCTCGAAGGGCAGTACGTGCCCGCCGACATTCACTCGCGCGTGGATTTTCAGACCCATCCCGAGCACCTCCTGCGAGAGGGCATCAGCAACGCCAACCAGTCCGCCCCGGCGACCTTCGCCTTCAATGAGCAATTGGCCGGCGACATCCTCAATGACCTGTCAGCCCTTCCAGAGGCCCTCGAGGCGGTTTCGCCGATGTTCTCGCCGCCAACCTCGGCCCCGGCGTCGGGCGTGGCCCCCACCACGCGACAGGGGCAGGCGTTGGTGCTGCTCAAGAAGTTCGGCATGGACGGCGGCAGGAGCCTCTCGGCGTGGGGGCCGTATCTGACCGCGGCAGGCAGGGAGCAGTACCAGCGCGAGATGGACCAGCTCAAGGATCGCCTGCGGCGTTCGGCGATCATCAACAGCGAGGAGATCGCCGAGCAGCAAAAGCGCGCCGTCACGGACGTCTGGCTGGTGTATCCCGGCGGGCGCGAGCTTAAAGACCTCCAGGCCCTGGTCCGCGGCGACCGCTCCTCAGAAGTCGGCGAGGAGACCGAGAATTTGGCGTCGGTCTTCGACCCGCCCATCCGCGCCGACATCAAGACGTATCTGCTGGGCATGCTGGTGGGCAGCCGCCCGCCGCTGTATTCCAAGGACACCGCCGCCAGCATCAAGGACATCGACGAACGCGTCGCCCGGCTCAAGAGCCAGCCGCCGGTAGAAAAGTACGTCGCCGGGCAGGTGCTCGTTCGCGCCAGCCGCCGCGACGGCGATCTGCGACCCAAGGCCCTGACGCAGGACGACCTGCAACTGCTGGCCCGCGAGCAGGAGGCCTTCCTGCAGCAGGAAAGCGGGCAAGACTCCTGGGCCCCCTGGCGCCGCGTCATGGCCCGCGCGGGCATCCTGCTGCTGCTGATGGCCGTCCTCTGCCGATACGTCTGGCGATACCAGAGGCAGATCATCGCCTCGTTCTGGCACGGGCTGACCGTGGCGGTGGTCATGCTGGGCATGCTGGCTGTCAGCAAGGTCATGGTGCAGGGCCTGGGCTGGAACCCGCACGCCGCCGTGCTGCCGGTCATCATGACCACCACCGTCCTGACCATCGCCTACAACCACCGCTTCTCCATCGCCATGGGCACCGTCCTGGCGATGATGACCGTCCTGCAGTTGCGCGGCGATATGAGCCTGCTGCTGGTGCTGCTGGCGGGCATGGCTGGAAGCATCGTCTTCCTCAACGAGGTGCGCCGGCGCAGCAAGCTGATCGAGGTCTCGGCCGTCGCGGCGCTGGTGGTGCTGCTGGCGACGGCGGCGCTGGGGATCGCCGCGGACGTGCCGCTGCCGTTCATCGCTCTCAACGCCGCCTGGGCGGCGGGCTTTGCCTTGCTGGCGGGGTTCCTCATCCAGGGCGTCCTGCCGCTGATCGAGCGGATGTTCAACGTGGCGACCAGCATGACGCTGCTGGAGTGGTGCGACGCCTCCAAGCCCCTGCTCAAACGCCTGGCGATGGAAGCCCCCGGAACCTACAACCACTCGCTGCAACTGGGGGCCATCTGCGAATCGGCCGCCGAGGCCATCGGCGCCCGCGGGCTGATGGCGCGGGTGGGGGCGTACTATCACGACATCGGCAAGATCAACAAGCCCCACTATTTCAGCGAGAACACCGGCGGCGACTCCACCCACGACGGGCTCTCGCCGACGATGAGCATGCTGGTCATTATCGCCCACGTCAAAGACGGGCTGGAGATGGCGTACCAGTACGCCTTGCCCAAGGTCCTCCACCAGTTCATCGCCACGCACCACGGCACGACGCTGGTGCAGTATTTCTACCACGAGGCCACCCGCCAGAAGAACGGCGACCGCGTGCCCGACGAGCAGGAATTCCGCTACGGCGGCCCCAAGCCCGCCTCGAAGGAAGCGGGAATCCTGATGCTCGCCGACGCGGCAGAATCGTCCGTGCGGTCGCTGGCCAATCCCACGCCCGGGCAGATCGAGGACCAGGTCCGCACCATGGTCTCGCGTCGCCTGATGGACGGGCAGCTCGACGAGTGCGAGATGACCCTGCAGGAAGTCCATCGCGTCGAAACCTCGCTCATCAAGAGCATCTGCGGCATCTATCACAGCCGCATCGCCTACCCCGTCCTGCCCGGCCAGAAGCCCGCCGGCTCGGAACAGCTCATCTGCGACGACCCGTCGCCCGCCGCACCGCCGCTGGCCAACGGATGA